The following DNA comes from Amycolatopsis albispora.
GCCAGTCGGTCTCGCAGGTGGTCGGCCCCGGGATCGGCGGCGGCATCGCGCAGCTGCTGGGCCCGGCGAACGCGGTGCTGGTGACCGGGCTGGGCTTTCTCAGCTCGGCACTGTGCCTGCTGCGGATCCGGCGCACCGAGCCCGAGCCGGAACCCCACGAGAACCCGAAGTTGTCCGCCCAAATCGCCGAGGGCCTGCGGTTCGTCTTCGGCAACCGCACCCTGCGCGCGATCACCTCGTCCACCGCCACCGCCAACTTCGCCAACGGCATCTTCCTCGCGGTGGAGATGCTGTTCCTGACGCGCACGCTGGGCCTGTCGGCGGCCGCGGTGGGCGTGCTGCTGGCCGTCGGCGGCGCGGGGAGTGTGCTCGGCGCGCTGACCTCCGGGCTGGTCAACCGGCGGATCGGGCAGGCGCGGGCGATCTGGCTCGTCCCGCTGCTGACCTGGCCCGCCCACCTGCTGGTGCCGCTCGCCGCGCCGGGCTGGCGGCTGGGTTTCGCCGTGGCCGGCCTGGCGTTGTTCGGCTACGGCGTGATCGTGTATAACGTCGCGCAAGTTAGCTACAGACAAGCGATCTGCCCGGACCGGCTGCTCGGGCGGATGAACGCGAGCGTGCGGTTCGTGGTCTGGGGGGTGCTGCCGCTGGGCTCGCTGCTCGGCGGCGTGCTCGGCGAATTCGCCGGCATCCGGAACACGCTGTGGATCGCCGGGGCGCTGGAGACGCTGGCCGTGGTCTGGGTGCTCACCTCACCGCTGCGGCGGATGCGCGACATCCCGGCGGCCGTGCCCGCCTAGGTCAGCCGTTGGCCGCCCACCAGGCCTCGTCCAGCTCTCCCCTGGCGACGATCTCCGCCGGCCCGGTGAGCGTGGACTCGCCGGGCGCCACCGTGACCACCACGCGGCCGCCGGGGATGTCCACCACGGATTCGGCGGACTCCAGCCCGGCCAGGTGCTGCGCGGCGGCCACCACGGCCACCGTGCCGGTGCCGCAGGCACGCGTCTCGCCCACACCGCGCTCGTACACGCGCATGCGCAGGTGCCCCTCACCGAGCGCGTTGACGAACTCCAGGTTCACCCCTTCGGGGAAGAAGTCGCCGTCGAAGGCGGGCTGGTCGCGCAGGTCGAGCCCGGCCACGTCGTCCTCGGTGAACGACACCAGGTGCGGGTTGCCGACGTCCACCGCCACCCCGGAGAACGACTGCTCGCCGACCATCGTCACCGAGGAACCGGTGATCGTCGCGGGTCCCATTTGGACGGTCACGGTGCCGTCCTCGCGCACCACCACCGGGCGATCCCCGGCCCGCGTGCCGATGACGAACTCGGGGCCCGCGGCCAGTCCGGCGTCGACCAGGTAGCGGACGAACACGCGGACGCCGTTGCCGCACATCTCGGCGATCGAGCCGTCGGCGTTGCGGTAGTCCATGAACCACTCACCGGCCGACTCCACGCCGAAGTCGGCCGCGCGCACCACGCGCAGCACACCGTCCGCGCCGATGCCGCGCTGCCGGTCGCAGAGGGCGGCCACCCGCGCCGGGGTCAGGTCCAGCCGCGCGGCCGGATCGGGGAGCAGCACGAAGTCGTTCTGCGTGCCGTGCCCCTTGAGGAATTCGATACCGCCCATGGTCAAAGCGTAGCCTTGCCTTGGCCGCCAACGAGTTCCAGCACCCGGTCGGCCAGTTCCGGGGCGGCGCCGGGGAACCAGTGGATCCGCTTGTCCCGGCGGAACCAGGACCGCTGCCGCCGCACGAACCGGCGGGTGGCCTGCGCCGTCGCGGCCGCGGCGGCCGCCTGATCGTCGCCGTGTTCGAGCACCTGCTGGTACCCCAGCGCCCGTGAAGCCGTCTTCCCCTCGCGCAGCCCGCGTTTCTCCAGTTCCCGCACCTCGTCGACCAGGCCGGCGGCGAACATCCGCTCGACGCGCCGGTCCACCCGCTCGTCGAGGTCGTCGATCTCGCGGTCCACGCCGATCAGCGTGGTGCCGTACCGCGGCTCCCCCGGCTGGGGCAGGTTCGCCGAGAACGGCTCGCCGGTGATCTCGATGACCTCCAGCGCGCGGACGATCCGCCGGGTGTTCGTCGGCAGGATCGCGGCGGCGGCCTTCGGATCGGTGCGGGCGAGCCGGTCGTGGAGGGCCGCGGCGCCCACTTCGGCGGCTTCGGCGTCCAGGCGCGCGCGGACCGCGGGATCGGTGCCGGGGAACCGCAGTTCGTCCACGATCGCCTGCACGTAGAGGCCGGAACCGCCGGCGAACACCGGCACCTTGCCCTCGGCGATGAGCCGTTCCGCGCAGGCACGGGCGTCGCGCTGGTAGGCGGCGACGGAGGCGGTTTCGGTCACGTCGAGCACGTCGAGCAGGTGGTGCGGCACGCCGCGGCGTTCCTCGGCGGTCACCTTCGCGGTCCCGATGTCCATGCCGCGGTAGAGCTGCATCGCGTCCGCGTTGATCACCTCGCCGCCGAGCGCGAGCGCCAGCGTGACGGCCAGTTCGGACTTGCCGGTGGCGGTCGGGCCGACCACCGCGATCGGGCGCGTCACGCGCGCGTCCAGACCGCGACGTGGTAGCCGACGCCGAACGGCGCGCCGGAGTACAGCAGTTCGGCGGTCCAGGTGGCGCCCTCGGCGATCGAGGCGAGCACCTGCCACGGGAAGCGGCCGCCCGCGCCCAGCTCGGCGCAGTATTCGGCGTCGAGCGCCAGCAACGCGCCGGTGTCGGCCGTGGCGAGCGCTTCGGCGACGGCGGCGTCGAAGGCGGGCGCGCCTTCGTGCTCGCCGCCCGGCGACTTCGGGCCGTGGCGGTTGGCGCCGTCCCCGAGCACCAGCAGGCCGTGCCCGGGATGCCGTTCGGTGATCAGCGCGGCGGCCTTGGCGCTGCGGTCGGCCGGGGTGTCGGTGGGGAAACCGTGCACGGTGGCCTCGGCCGCGCCGGCCTGCTCGCGCAGCCAGCCGGTGATCAGCGCGGACAGCGGCAGCTCGGCCGCCGTGCCGGTGGTGCCGGAGAGCCGGACGCCGACGTCGACGCCGTAACCGCGGAACGATCCGCACGCGCTCGGCGGCGTCACGGACACGGTGTCCTCACCCGGGCCGACGGCAACCCACCGGCTCGCGGTTTCGGCGAGGCGGTCGGCCGCGGCCAGGCACGCGGCCCGCAGTTCGGCGGTGGAATCGCGCGCCCCGGCGGCGATTTCGGGCACCAGCAGCGGCGGCTGCGGCACCACGACGGCACGTGTGATCACGCTGTCCGACGTTACCTCGCCACCCGAAAGCGGGTCCTGATGCGAGCACCATGTACCACGACGCGCCTTGACCTGTTTGAATGCCACGACGGACACGAGCGTGGTCCGGCAGCGGCACGACCCGGCCCCACCGGTGGTGGGGCGCCCGCGCGAGCGGGCGTACAGGCGATAAGGAGCCTGCCATGGCGGAGAACACAACCGAGGGCGCTCAGGAAAGCGCAGCCCCGGAAGCCCCGGCACCACACCCGGTGCCGCACGCGCACACCGTTGGCCAGCCGGTTCCGCCGGTGCCACCGGCCGAACCACACCCGGAGCGCTGGGGCCGGGTGGACGAGGAGGGCACGGTCTACGTTCGCGGCGCCGACGGCGAACGCGCGATCGGCGTGTGGCAGGCGGGCACCCCGGAAGAGGGCCTGCTGCACTTCGCGCGCCGGTTCGACGACCTGCGCACCGAGGTGGAGCTGCTGGAGACGCGGCTGGCCTCCGGTGCCGGCGACCCGAAGCACGCGCTGTCGAGCGCGACCCAGCTGCGCGACGGCCTCGCCGACGCGGCGGTGGTCGGCGATCTCGCCGCGCTGGGCGCCCGCATCGATCAGGTGATCGCGCACGCCGAACGGTCACTGGCCGACGCGAAGCAGGAGCGCGAGCAGGCTCGCGAGGTCGCGGTCGCGCGCAAGCAGGCGCTGGCCGAGGAGGCGGAGAAGATCGCCGCCGACTCCACCCAGTGGAAGGCCGCGGGTGACCGGCTGCGCGCCATCCTCGACGAGTGGAAGACGATCAAGGGCGTCGACCGCAAGACCGACGACGAGCTGTGGCGCCGGTTCTCCAAGGCCCGCGAGGCGTTCAACCGCCGCCGCGGGTCGCACTTCGCCGAGCTGGACAAGCAGCGCGCCGCGGCGAAGGCCCGCAAGGAGGAGCTGATCGCCGAGGCCGAGTCGCTGGCCGACTCCGAGAGCTGGGGGCCGACGGCCGCCCGGTACAAGGAGCTGATGGGCGAGTGGAAGGCCGCCGGCCGCGCGCCCAAGGACAGCGACGACGCGCTGTGGCAGCGGTTCCGCGCCGCGCAGGACGCCTTCTTCGCGCGGCGGTCGGCCGCGTTCTCCGAGCGTGACGCCGAGTTCGCCGGCAACGCGGCGAAGAAGGAGGAACTGCTCGCCGAAGCCGAGAAGATCGACCCCGGCGCGAACCTGGAGGCCGCGAAGGCGCAGCTGCGCAAGGTCCAGGAGCGGTGGGACGAGATCGGGAAGGTGCCGCGGGAGCGGATCCGGGACCTCGACTCACGGCTCAAGGCCGTGCAGGACCGGGTGCGCAACGCCGAGGAGAGCAAGTGGCGCCGCACCGATCCCGAGGCGCAGGCCAGAGCCGCGCAGTTCCGGGAGCGGGTCGAGCAGTTCGAGTCGCAGGCCGCGAAGGCCAGGGCCGCCGGAGACGAGCGACGGGCGAAGAAGGCCGAGGAGCAGGCGGCGCAGTGGCGGGAGTGGCTGGACGCCGCGGAACGAGCCGTCGCGGACCGCTGATTCCGCCCGACTGATGCAGCACGACCGGACACGAATGTGGCTTTCGGGGCGTTTTTCGCCCCGAAAGCCACATTCGTGTTCACCTTGGGGAACCGTTCGGACGTGGCGGGTCAGGAGCGTGTGATGCCTTGGTAGCGGCCGCTGGGCGGCGGGCTGGCGGGGGGCGCGAGCATTCGCATGTCACGAATGTGGCTTTCGGGACACCAAACGTCTCGAAAGCCACATTCGTGACACGGGACGGGGCGTCAGGGGCGCGGGGCTCGACGGCGGCGTGCCGGGACCGGGGCTGGGCGCGTCCTGGTGGTCGTGGCGGGGGCGGCGGGCTGGTGGGTTTGCAGGTAGGCGGCCCGCGTGTGGTCGACGTGCTCCCGCATGATGCGCGCGGCCGACTCCGCGTCCTTCCGTTCGATGGCGTCCACCAGTGCGTGGTGCTCCCGCCACGCCTGCGCCCCGCGCTGCCGGGTGATCGCCGGGTAGTGCGCGCTCACCCGCAGGTCCACCTGCCCGACGAAGTCCAGCAGCGCCGGGTT
Coding sequences within:
- a CDS encoding MFS transporter, yielding MRENSLWRHADFRRLWAGDTASQLGTFVGHTVLPLLAATVLAATPLEMGVLAASETLAFLLLGLPAGAWVDRFRRRPLMLRADFARAALLISVPLAWWAGVLTLTQLVVVALLVGVCTVFFDVAYQSYLPSLVGRDQLLEGNAKLQSSQSVSQVVGPGIGGGIAQLLGPANAVLVTGLGFLSSALCLLRIRRTEPEPEPHENPKLSAQIAEGLRFVFGNRTLRAITSSTATANFANGIFLAVEMLFLTRTLGLSAAAVGVLLAVGGAGSVLGALTSGLVNRRIGQARAIWLVPLLTWPAHLLVPLAAPGWRLGFAVAGLALFGYGVIVYNVAQVSYRQAICPDRLLGRMNASVRFVVWGVLPLGSLLGGVLGEFAGIRNTLWIAGALETLAVVWVLTSPLRRMRDIPAAVPA
- the dapF gene encoding diaminopimelate epimerase, with product MGGIEFLKGHGTQNDFVLLPDPAARLDLTPARVAALCDRQRGIGADGVLRVVRAADFGVESAGEWFMDYRNADGSIAEMCGNGVRVFVRYLVDAGLAAGPEFVIGTRAGDRPVVVREDGTVTVQMGPATITGSSVTMVGEQSFSGVAVDVGNPHLVSFTEDDVAGLDLRDQPAFDGDFFPEGVNLEFVNALGEGHLRMRVYERGVGETRACGTGTVAVVAAAQHLAGLESAESVVDIPGGRVVVTVAPGESTLTGPAEIVARGELDEAWWAANG
- the miaA gene encoding tRNA (adenosine(37)-N6)-dimethylallyltransferase MiaA; this translates as MTRPIAVVGPTATGKSELAVTLALALGGEVINADAMQLYRGMDIGTAKVTAEERRGVPHHLLDVLDVTETASVAAYQRDARACAERLIAEGKVPVFAGGSGLYVQAIVDELRFPGTDPAVRARLDAEAAEVGAAALHDRLARTDPKAAAAILPTNTRRIVRALEVIEITGEPFSANLPQPGEPRYGTTLIGVDREIDDLDERVDRRVERMFAAGLVDEVRELEKRGLREGKTASRALGYQQVLEHGDDQAAAAAATAQATRRFVRRQRSWFRRDKRIHWFPGAAPELADRVLELVGGQGKATL
- a CDS encoding class III extradiol dioxygenase subunit B-like domain-containing protein, coding for MITRAVVVPQPPLLVPEIAAGARDSTAELRAACLAAADRLAETASRWVAVGPGEDTVSVTPPSACGSFRGYGVDVGVRLSGTTGTAAELPLSALITGWLREQAGAAEATVHGFPTDTPADRSAKAAALITERHPGHGLLVLGDGANRHGPKSPGGEHEGAPAFDAAVAEALATADTGALLALDAEYCAELGAGGRFPWQVLASIAEGATWTAELLYSGAPFGVGYHVAVWTRA
- a CDS encoding DUF349 domain-containing protein, producing MAENTTEGAQESAAPEAPAPHPVPHAHTVGQPVPPVPPAEPHPERWGRVDEEGTVYVRGADGERAIGVWQAGTPEEGLLHFARRFDDLRTEVELLETRLASGAGDPKHALSSATQLRDGLADAAVVGDLAALGARIDQVIAHAERSLADAKQEREQAREVAVARKQALAEEAEKIAADSTQWKAAGDRLRAILDEWKTIKGVDRKTDDELWRRFSKAREAFNRRRGSHFAELDKQRAAAKARKEELIAEAESLADSESWGPTAARYKELMGEWKAAGRAPKDSDDALWQRFRAAQDAFFARRSAAFSERDAEFAGNAAKKEELLAEAEKIDPGANLEAAKAQLRKVQERWDEIGKVPRERIRDLDSRLKAVQDRVRNAEESKWRRTDPEAQARAAQFRERVEQFESQAAKARAAGDERRAKKAEEQAAQWREWLDAAERAVADR
- a CDS encoding GntR family transcriptional regulator — translated: MRAVLAAEAARLAALHAGADEVRRLRALCADGEAAIAAGDVDGMLAASTTLHECVAELAGNPALLDFVGQVDLRVSAHYPAITRQRGAQAWREHHALVDAIERKDAESAARIMREHVDHTRAAYLQTHQPAAPATTTRTRPAPVPARRRRAPRP